Part of the Xenopus laevis strain J_2021 chromosome 2S, Xenopus_laevis_v10.1, whole genome shotgun sequence genome is shown below.
ATTTTGTTCACCTCCTCCTCAGAGACCTCTTTCCCGGCTACCTCTAACTGCCTAATGATGAAGGTTTTACATTTGGACTGTTTAGAGGCAATGGTCTCATTGTACCGGAGCATGATATTCTGGAACTTTGTGAACAGAGCCAAGTGCTGACCCTTGATTATCCTGGTAACTCCAGATGTTGGCCCATGATCCGCTTCCACTTTTTTTGCAACCTGGGATAAAGAATCCagatgttttttaatgttttctgctTGGACTCTGATAACCTTCGTAATATTGTCCTCCCTCTTCATGACGCTAAACCTTCGCATGCTCGATACCAGGACCTTTTGCTCCTGGCCAAACCTGCTCACAGAATCAGAAAGTTCACTGATCTCATTTTTCAGTTTCTGTATTTCATGTAAAAAACTGTCAACAACTGGCTCTCTTTCGAAAATCACAGCTTGCTGCTGTAGCTCATCTGGTTCCTTTTGGTCCACTGAAGGGGATTGTGTCTCCTTGCACATTTCCAGTTCTTTGGATTTCTGCAGAAACTCCTCAAGGCGATCCCTCATTTTGGCACTTTATGGAGTGGGAAAGAACAGAAAATATGTTCTACAAATACCTAGAGAAggaataaaagagaaataaaccaGGTGCACATAGGTTGTATGTTATAGTAAACACTcatgaatatacagtaataaataatTATGAATTATAAAGGAGATGTCGGACTTAAGGGCCCTCTGTTGTTGTGAACATGAGTGAAGGGCTGAAAGCTTGGCACCTGGAATATAAGagtacagtgaaaaaaaattaaagtgaatttGAGAAAATCTCAGTGGAAAATGGCTCCCTCGCCTTCCAAGGCACTGGTGTTCCAATCTACTAATGACTCGCCAGAttcattaaagaataagtaaacctttaaaataagtgaatgtaaaattgacgaaagtgctattctaagcacttttgtaattcaaattcattatttattcttttttcatttcaagatattaagggatacatgtactgttaatatgaatgaattttgttataacaaaatctttcctaagcagaagaactttAGGTCAGTTTCCCACctatctgaccaccaagtagtcaaggaggttgtcaggagaaagaaagaggctccTCTGATGTTCTACTGCTtagaaaaataattagaaacctctctcatatctttcctaagcagaagaactttagagcagcttctttctttcaactgacaacttccttgactacttggtggtcagactggctggagactgaccagcaggtggcgctgttgtaacaaaattcattcatattaaaagtacatgtatcccttaatatcttgaaatgaaaaaagaataaataatgaatgtgaatgTAGAATAGCACTCTGATcaatttttcattcacttattttaaaggtttacttatcctttaaaggagaaggaaagtagttAACcacttgccaaatgttaggcacccccaagtgaatgtatttacttacctgaaaccccggacgggtgctcctatcagcagaaaactgcaccggcccggggttatatcagcgagcaccatggagcaatcctcttccagcttcttctgtcttcaaatttctcggggcagacgcatgcgcagtagaatgaaaaagccatatttttagttcggcttttcactctaatgcgcaagTGCAGCCGCAAGAAGACAGAGAAGCTGCAAGAgaagtgctccgtggtgctcacccagggctagtgcagttttctgctgataggagcactggcctggggtttcaggtaagaaaatacattcacttgggggtgcatttggcacccccaagtggttaactactttccttttcctttaataaaaacaatacaaaacaccTAGAGGTCATTAACCacattcttttcatttctatactTAAATAAAATTGAGTTCAGCTTTCGTGAAGTCTACAGTGCTAATGTGCATTTCATTAAGGGTGGAAGTCTGTGTATtattgctatttaaaggagaactaaagcgtaactaaagaagtagggtagaaatgttctgcattatgttttgggcttctgcacatgcccaaggcaaccacagccctttagcagtaaagatctgtgtctcaaagatgccccagtagctccccatcttcttttctgctgattcactgcacatgctctgtgctgctgtcacttactgagcttagggacccactcatacacagtacacatagaatagaaatgtcacaatataaggctgattagtaattaatgcagataattactacatggcagcacagaaaccagtgcaattagcatcagaattgaataatcagcaaacctgtagcatcagcttatattacaggggaagctcattttctgctggataatttgagacgacccctaagcttagcttctcaacagccaatcagagcccactgagcatgtgagtgtcacagacactttccaagatggtgacccccctgtgacaagtttgaagtcctggatcattgctgctattgacaagctgaaactttagccttgtgcaataagttcaatatgtaaaatatggcatttttagccacatacatttttagttctcctttaaaacagtagtaagctggccatatatgccCAGATTTGCCATAGCAGTTTGCCAATTTAAATTGTGCTGCCTAAGCATGaatggaaagtgtgtgtgtggggggtctTATATCTATAATAGCTATATCCGGGTGAATCATAATCATTGGTCCTGAAAGAAAAAATGCGTTTGGTTGACTGAAAGAATATGAAGAGGAGCAACAGCTTTGTGAATGCTTTTCACTTTCTGCTGTTCCAGCTCCCATTCACATCTTGTTTCTACAAAAGGAATGCACTGGGCACACAAAAGACTATATTCTTACACTTTTATTGTCTTCATATTGGTATGCACAAAAAGCACACACCCTAGCCCAGTGGTGCACAAAAGAAAGATTGTGATCAACCAGGTTTTCAGTTGTTGATTAGATCTCAAGCAGAGCATTGTCTATAGACAGGTCCTGGCCTACTGGAGAAACTGGAGGTGGTATTCATCTAATATCCACAGTATGCACAGAATGCTATTCTGTATCAGGTTAGACCTGGATGAGAGAGCATTACTGAAAGTAAAACCCAGATTGAACAAGTCTGGTTGCCCttgcccaaatatatatatatatatatatatatatatatatatatatatatatatatatatatatatatatatatatatatatatatatatatatatatatatatatatataatatggatatataatatggatatatagatatatagatatagatatatagatatagatatatagatatatatatatagatatatatatatatatagatatagatatatatatatatatagatatatatctatatagatatagatatagatatatagatatagatatatatctatatatatataattatttttttagtgccatcccgccggacgatttagattccagccacagggaggcagttcagggagcttagtcgcccgaagaagaggcgatttatcgccaggcgactaaatctcccccaatctgaacatgtctctgcccttaaaggggtggttcacctttgagatacattttattatgatatagaatgtccaattcttagcaattttgcaattggtcttatatacttttttttagttatttgcctttccagctttcaaatgggggtcactgaccccatctaaatacaaatgttctgtaaggctacacatttattgttattgctacttgttgttactcctctttctattcatgccctgtcctattcatattccagggtcttattcaaatcggtgcaagGTTGctctggtaatttggaccctagcaaccagattgctgaaataaagcgctgaataactcaaaaaccacaaataataaaaaatgaaaaccaattgcaaattgtctcagaacatcgcactctacatcatacgaaaagttaatttaaagcttaaCAACTCCATTGCCAAATCAGGTTGGGTTTCTGAGATATGTAGTTCAAACCAcgttcttttactttttatagaacAACATTGTTGTACAAAACAATGCAATAACTAGTTGGAGATTATCGAGAATATTCTACTCCTACATTTCACACCGAACTATATTACAAAGGTAATAAAACACACCTGTCCTATCTACCTGGCCAAGCCTCTAATGTAAACTTAACAAACTATTTTTATTGGCTTGCACCAGCAACTGAGACGTAACCTATAGCAACGTGTGCAAATTAGTTCATACATTGGTCAGTTTtcccagactccattttattcaaataatctacattttaaaaagtgatttcccttttctctgtaataataaaacagtagcttgtacaggtataggatcccttatccagaaacccaatatccagaaagctccaaattacggaatggctgtctcccatagacttcattttatccaaataatccaaatttttaaaaatgatttcctttctctctgtaataataaaacagtagcttgtacttgatcccaactaagatataattaatccttattggaagcaaaaccagcctattgggtttatttaatgttaaaattaatttctagtagacttaaggcatgaagacccaaattatggaaagatccattatccggaaaaccccaggtcccgagcattctggataacaggtcccatacctgtacttgatcccaactaagagataattaatccttattggaagcagaaccagcctattgggtttatttaatgtttacatgattttctagtagacttaaggtaggaagaatCAAATTACGGAAACTTacattgtccggaaaaccccaggtctcgagcattctgggtaacaggtcccatacctgaactataACATTTCTGTATGTTGGAGATTCGGTCTATAGATTTGGTACAACATACCTTGCCAGTGTCTGTCTTGTAGTCTTAGGACTGATGGGGTGCAGTCTGTCCGTACAGGTTTGTTGGTGCCGTTGGTACAGACTGAGATCTAATATTATAtggcagttgtagttcagcagtccCATTTGCAGTCCTCCTTTCATTGCTCCTTATTCAGATCCAACAGAAAGCACAATGCTCCGAGAGCACACGCTGCACAAGGAATCTGGTTCTGCCTGTTATAAGGCAATGTCTTTTGTTTGGAGGCGGATCTCCATTATGTAAATTACCAATCCAAAGAATAAGACTGAAATTTAAAGCTACAGTAACACACAAAATGCAGCCCTTGTCTCAAGTCAATTATTTTTAACTATAAACTTATAATTTTTCTTATAGTAACCATACACAATTTCTGCCTAAAGTTCGTTCTGAACTATATGTCCCAGGCTGCACTGGGAGGCTGTAATCTCATCATTTGCTATATATTAAAATCTAgaattttaatgtatttgcacTTGAAAGTGTATGGTTGtacaggatctttctgtaatttggatcttcataccttaaaggagaactaaaccctgaatcaatatggctaaaaatgccatattttatatactgaatttattccaccagcctaaagtttcagcttgtcaatagcagcaatgatccaggacttcaaacttgtcacagggggtcaccatcttggaaagtgtctgtgacactcacatgctcagtgggctctgattggctgttgagaagctaagcttagggctcgtcactaattatccagcagaaaatgaggttggtctgtaatacaagctgatgctacaggtttgctgattattaaattctgaagctaattgcactggtttctgtgctgccatgtagtaattatctgtattaattactaatcagccttatattgtgacatttctattctatgtgtactgtatattgtgagtgggtccctaagctcagtaagtgacagcagcacagaacatgtgcattgaatcagcagaaaagaagatggggagctactggggcatctttgagacacagatctttactgctaaagggctgtggttgcctagggcaagtgcagaagcccaaaacataaggtacaacatttctaccctacttctttagttacgatttagttctcctttaaatagcaataATACACAGACTTCCACCCTTAGGATGAAATGCACATTAGCATTGTAGACTTCACGAAAGCTGAACTCAtttttatttagttaagctttagttctgctttaagtctactataaaatcatataaacatgaaataaatccaataggctggttttgcttccaataaggattaattatatcttagttgggatcaagtgcaagctactgttttattattacagagaaaaagggaataatttaaaaaaaaaaaaatattttgataaaattgagtctatgggagacatcctttccataattcagagctttctggataacaggtttctcgataatggatcccgtacctgtattgtCTTTAGCCCTAGGTTTGCAGGTTGAAAACTTGAATTCCGTTTTGTTCCTATATTTTGTGTTAACTGATCCTGACAGTACTGATTAAAGGGGattcgtcacccaaaaaaaaaaatattccaaatcctattttatcacattagtcaagcaaaatgaactttaattacactctataaattagttgaatcttgttttcttcagtctgggaattcataattataacaagcaggcaggagccattttgtgtagactattattaagacaagccttgtatcatctcagaatcttgtttgtgcaccagaatgggggacccaatgtccatccccatgccctggttacacaattaaatggtgaagagaacgggggaatgtggggagagcagtgacatctaggaagtgctgaatggaaagtgaaagtaattgcttgccccgcctctagggggtaaggggcagacaatatttgattgacagctgagatttttaactgagtttacaacagttatgaatgcatTTTATATTGGGTTCCTGTTGAGTAACACAAGGTCTTTTCAGCATGGCAGCCCTACTCACATGAATGAACAAAAGTAGCCAATAGGTAAGACCACTGGCACACAGGGGCttaataatatttgtattaagGATGAAAGATTAATTTGTTTACAGTTCTTACACCTGGGTTCATCTTGTAATGGGAGTAAGTCAGTTAGatgctgtattattattgcttttacCGTGTACCAGCATCACACACCTTTAAAAACAAACGCAAGTACTCCAGTGTTCTACACAGGGgatgttaagggggttatttatcaaaatccgaatttgtcagattatttttaaaataaaaaaagtccgaccaaactagaatccacgatttacccttatttatcaataaaaaaacaccaaaaaaatgggATCAGGAAAAAcggcaactttttcagattgttgcacgaaaaatcagaatttttcagatttgacacctgaaaagtctgaattattCATGAAATTGGCGGATTATCgtaagaaacccagcgcagacaatgatatcttcaaattgcaaataggacttttgtcattgacttctacaggacctcgccAGGTTGaagagtattttcaaattctgactttttgcagtcttgtggtataataaatctcaaaaaattagagttttttctttaaaaaagttttttatagtaaaaaaaacctcaaaattttggagtttttagcattcagactttaataaataaccacctgaaTATTTGTTAAAATGATGCGTGTATGTCGGAGCACAATAATCCATGGCAATATGTTATTATAGGGTTGTTcagttatattttagtatgatgtagaagtgTTATTATGAGAATGCTTCCAATTTCCAATTTGTATCAtttcgtttttgagttatttcgctttttattccgCTTGCAGTTTcggcaatttggttgctagagaccaaattatcctagcaaccatgcactgaattgaatacgagactggaatatggataggagagggcctgaatagaaagacaagtaataagtaacaataacgatacatttgtacccttaaaggaccagtaacatcaacaaatttttttttataaaaaaacaaataaaaaacaacaagacaaattatactttaaaattgcaaagtctttaataagaaataacttaccaaaactcagcttccgctcctcttcagaaaaggcgaccatccatccagcTGTGCTCGATTTgttctccctggctatctgctGCTGCATCCTTAGTCCCACTTTCCGTGCTTCTGTGGGTTTAGGAGAGAGAAAGGCTGTGTCAGTTTTGGATGGGGAGACCAGCCTAATGTTTTCTTGCAGATAAAGGGGCTGACAGGCTTTGCCTCAGAGCGGTGATTATGCACAGTACATATGGCCCTGCTGATGCTGGGGGAACTGGTGGCCGAGGATGAGGTGTGAGGGGAGGAAGAGTGCAGCGCATTTCCATTCTTTTTTatcaatggaaagtgaaaaaatCCACCCCTCTTAAATTGGGATCCCCACTCCTGTAGTGGGAGGACCCCTGATAGCACAAGGGGGGACCCGGGCAATATCGTTATCCTAATAAAGGCTGGAGGGAAGCGAGAAGCAATGACCATGACTAGCATGCCAGAGAGCCTACATTAGTAAAGTACCTCCAGGCTATCCATCTCAGCCTGCCCGCGCCCCTGTTCGTCTGGGAGAAGCAGCAGCCAGTTCTGTGAACGTAGCGCCCATAGCAACCCCAGTCCTGATGTGCGCGCATTAGTCTGGCTGAGGCTGGAGCTGTTGGGGTAGGACTGCACGTTACTGATGTAGGGGCTAGAGGAATGGCTGCTCACCGAGTTGACATATGAGTAGCCCAGGGCTTTGGAGAATGATGAGGCGCCGCTGTGTGAAGTGTCGTGGTGGGAGTGCAGACCGTGCATTGAGTAGTGCCCATGAGACATGGGGGAAGGAGGCATTTGCTGGTTCAGAGGCCCAAATTCCATGAACACCGCCTTGCCTGACACTGGGCTGCTAAGGCTCTCTGGCATGCTAGTCATGGTCATTGCTTTTCGCTTCCCTCCAGCCTTTATTAGGATAACGATATTGCCCAGGTCCCCCCTTGTGCTATCATGGGGTCCTCCCGCTACAGGAGTGGGGATCCCAATTTAAGAGGAGCggattttttcactttgcattgaTAAAATGCGCTGCACTCCTTCTCCCCTCACACCTCATCCTCGGCCACCAGTTCCCCCAGCGTCAGCAGGGCCAGCCTGACAGCCCCTTTATCTGCAAGAAAACAGGCTGGTCTCCCCATCCAAAATTGACACAGCCTTTCTCTTTCCTAaaaccactagggatgcaccgaatccactattttggattcggtcaaacccccgaatcctttgggaaagattcggccgaataccgaaccgaatcctaatttgcatatgcaaattatgggtgggaaggtgaaaacgtcttttacttccttgttgtgtgacaaaaagttatgagatttccctctccgccccttatttgcatccgaattctgctgaaaaaggccaaatccctaaAAACCACAGTAGCTCGGATGCAGCagcagatagccagggaggagaaattaagCGCCAATGGATAGATGTTCGCCCTGTCGcctttaagttatttcttaataaagagtttgcgattttaaagtataatttgtcttggtgttttttttttgtactaacgaattttgtaaaaaaaaaaaaaaatgatgttactggtcctttaatgactCCCGTTTGAAAACTGGCAAAAGTTAGAAGCAgatggtaaataatttaaaaataaataaataaaaaaatatatatatataaagaagaccaaaacataaacatgaacttactgcgccacaagcccaatcaaacatatgatttatgctttcaaagttggtcacagggggtcaccatcttgtaactttgttaaacatctttgcctgaccctgaccctgcacatgctcagtgtgttctgggctgtttagggatcgtcataaattatcaaaagagagcaagtcaaataatatctgccagaagctgatacagcaagactcagctcagtaagtgacagcagcacagagcatgtgcagtgaatcagcagaaaagaagacggggagctactggggcatctttggagaaacagatctttactgctaaagggctgtggttgccgtaaccccccccccccataattccagtgtaattgcagctaCGTGAAGGAAATGTGTAACAAATGCAGTAGCATAAGCAAAATGATGTCAATGTGCAATGAGTGACTCTGGATGCAAGTCTTGTACTTTTTGACAAAGGGCATGAATTTGTGCAAAAACTGCCTTTTCCCACAGCCGCACATGTGCATGTGGTTATAAATGAGCcatgtgtagcatttctagcctgcttCCTGTTAAGccttagttatcctttaaatcaaTTCACCTTTACATATTTGCTTTGCAGGCTGGCTAATAAACAGGACCGGGAAGGCGCTTTGTCAGAAACAGACATAATAGAGTTTCTCTCCTTGGAAAAGCTTGTGAACGACAACAAATGCCTAGTCAGATAGTGAGTATCATTTTCCATCATATAAACTTGTCTTGTTAGCTTGGTGGAATAAATTATCCTGTACTACTGTATCCATGTAATGTCTAGTTACCCttgttccctaagcctagtcccccAGAGGCAGGAAGCTGTGGTTTCTCTTCTGTCTTTCttagatatattagatatatatatgttcctTTCCTTTGTTTcttaaacatctatttctgtcTTATGCAATAGACCTGTGGGCAACtgatacaggcagtccccggttTACGTAAGAGATAGGGTctgaagttgaatttgtatgtaagttaaaacatatatatatatatatatttttatatatatatatatatatatatatatatatatatatatatatatatatatatatatatatatatatatttacttattaaatgcaataaacagatgtttgtcttaagattgtcttatttatttttacctttctggtCTCTGCAGTAGAGAACGTACACCTGAGGAGATTGGGGCAGgtagtttattaaagctaaatgataatataagtcaagcaaaccatagtatgttactgaaATAGTCtctgtttgtaagtgtgagttgtatgtaagtccaAAGTTTGTGACTCGAGGACTGCCTGtaatgcttttaaaggggttgttcatctttaaattaacttttattatggtgtAAAAACTGATATtccgagataatttgcaattggttttcatgttttactattttttggtttctgaattatttagctttttattcagccgcctTTCTATTTTGTAatgtcaacaatctggttgctatggtccatattcccctagcaaccattgatttaatatatatatgatttaaataagatactgcaatatgaatagaagagggtctgaatagaaaaataagcagtaaaaagaagcaataacaataaatgtgtagccttacagagcatttgtttttagatggggtcagcgaccccccgtttgaaagctggaaagtag
Proteins encoded:
- the stx19.S gene encoding uncharacterized protein LOC414618 isoform X1 → MRDRLEEFLQKSKELEMCKETQSPSVDQKEPDELQQQAVIFEREPVVDSFLHEIQKLKNEISELSDSVSRFGQEQKVLVSSMRRFSVMKREDNITKVIRVQAENIKKHLDSLSQVAKKVEADHGPTSGVTRIIKGQHLALFTKFQNIMLRYNETIASKQSKCKTFIIRQLEVAGKEVSEEEVNKMMEQGKWDIFNENLLTEVKITRSQLTEIEQRHKELVHLENQMNDLKDIFLQISLLVEEQGGMINNIELSTQNTENYVQETTEKFRLAAKYKRKNPCRVLCCCCFPCCK